Proteins from a single region of Pungitius pungitius chromosome 4, fPunPun2.1, whole genome shotgun sequence:
- the LOC119224484 gene encoding synaptotagmin-5, producing the protein MNTTDSTHTHTHTKSYGNMSQYALAVHLQYLLAVGLAVVCCCLVLGCVFCCRRRRSVSSEDKEAVFMAPHRIERVTVTLTPSPCTQPVKQQYEELDGDVLEFPSSRSSSSPSEADLTCLPLDRSPTGSAELAPPRSSFPMRRLSSPAVPCSPNKSPRHGRASLPSLTKLGLVSMSRRAMGRRSTVSGESLLYAETSRLSAGGAAAQREEPRLSQYGSNWLSTSSKPAALLHFSLLFSSACGTLIVNVLGVSGARRRRTGVFVRASLPPLCTTPQQIAYRRRSLSPDLHSQSFVLQVGAVEDLLGCTLRLAVHSRDFSGLREAALGVVELPCEQIDWEPDTTITYSRQLGPTKSKLKKSVSSQEALGGRKSSVCAPRGVGQLLVLLQYQTPAQRVKVMVRKAENLAKLTRIPGAPDHYVVINLRQDGKVLVSKETKGASGPNPVWNAPFLFDLPSGDITQLPLVLEFIVMQGRLYTRTSVLGRVSIGGASGAGQGHWEEMCSRGQTETARWHNIQSDVP; encoded by the exons ATGAACACCACtgactcaacacacacacacacacacaccaagtcgTACGGTAACATGTCGCAGTACGCGCTGGCAG TTCACCTGCAGTACCTGCTGGCTGTGGGCCTGGCTGTTGTCTGCTGCTGCCTGGTCCTCGGCTGCGTCTTTTGCTGCCGCAGAAGGAGGTCCGTTTCATCTGAGGACAAGGAGGCCGTCTTCATGGCTCCTCATCGCATCGAGAGGGTGACAGTAACACTGACCCCGTCTCCATGCACCCAGCCTGTCAAGCAGCAGTACGAGGAGCTGGATGGGGACGTGCTGGAGTTCCCCTCCTCTAGAAGCAGCTCCTCTCCCTCCGAGGCTGACCTCACCTGCCTGCCCTTGGACCGCAGCCCTACCGGATCAGCTGAGCTGGCGCCGCCGCGGTCCTCTTTCCCGATGCGGCGTCTCAGCTCCCCGGCTGTTCCCTGCTCACCCAACAAGTCTCCGCGCCACGGCAGAGCCTCCCTGCCCTCGCTCACCAAGCTGGGCCTCGTGTCCATGTCCCGCCGGGCGATGGGTCGGCGCAGCACCGTGAGCGGCGAAAGTCTCCTTTACGCCGAGACCAGTCGGCTGAGCGCTGGCGGCGCTGCGGCCCAGCGGGAGGAGCCCCGCCTCTCTCAGTATGGCTCTAACTGGCTCTCCACCTCCTCAAAGCCGGCGGCCCTCCTTCACTTCTCCCTGCTCTTCTCCTCGGCCTGTGGCACCCTCATAGTCAACGTCCtgggggtctcgggggcccgtCGAAGGCGCACCGGTGTGTTTGTCCGGGCCAGCCTTCCTCCCCTCTGCACCACCCCTCAGCAGATAGCCTATCGGCGACGCAGCCTCAGCCCGGACCTCCACAGCCAGAGCTTCGTGCTGCAGGTGGGCGCCGTGGAGGATTTGCTGGGCTGCACCCTGAGACTCGCTGTCCACAGCAGGGACTTCTCTGGCTTAAGGGAGGCCGCGCTGGGGGTGGTGGAGCTGCCCTGTGAGCAGATTGATTGGGAGCCTGACACCACAATCACCTACAGCAGGCAGCTGGGCCCAACCAAAAGCAAGCTGAAAAAG AGCGTGAGTTCCCAGGAAGCACTGGGTGGGAGGAAGAGCTCGGTGTGCGCGCCGCGTGGTGTGGGCCAGCTGCTGGTCCTGCTGCAGTACCAGACGCCAGCCCAGCGCGTCAAGGTGATGGTCCGAAAGGCTGAGAATCTGGCCAAGCTTACACGGATCCCAGGAGCTCCAG ACCACTACGTTGTCATCAACCTGCGCCAGGATGGAAAAGTTCTCGTTTCCAAGGAGACCAAAGGGGCCAGCGGTCCGAACCCGGTCTGGAACGCCCCGTTCCTGTTCGACCTGCCCTCCGGTGACATCACTCAGCTGCCATTGGTGCTCGAGTTTATCGTCATGCAG GGCCGCCTGTACACTAGGACCAGCGTTCTGGGTCGCGTGTCCATTGGCGGCGCCTCAGGGGCGGGGCAGGGACACTGGGAGGAAATGTGCAGTCGGGGGCAAACGGAGACGGCTCGCTGGCACAACATCCAATCGGACGTGCCGTAG